The following DNA comes from Chitinophaga nivalis.
AGTTTTTTTGATGATCAGGTAAATTTAGAAGGTATAGGAAAGGGAGAGACTAAAAGAGGTACCGACTTTGCGAATAAAGGTTTCCTTGTCTCCAACTTTTGTTTTGCTTTTCCCATCCGGGGAAGTCTCGTACTCACCTTCATCATATTTCTGCGAAAAACCTGGTTTCCATTCAAAGATGTCTTTCCATTCGGTGGCGCCGGTAGCATATATATCCGCCATCGTCATGCCTTTCCATTTGTCGAGTAGCTGATAGGTATCGCTGCTGTTGATATAGAACCGGTAAGGACTGTTTAACAGGTTACTGAAGTTGAGCTTTACCTTTAACTTTTTATCTTTTAGAAAATCATAACTCAGCTGCGCATCCAATTGGTTACGGGCCCGCTCATATTCTACGATATCCGGTGTTAAGCCGGTGATAAAGGTTTTGTAACCCATATGGTTAAACGCCACATTGGTGCCGAAACGGTTGCCAGCATATTGCAATCCTATGTTGTATAATACAGGTATCTGTCCGAATAAGGGTCTTTTTTCCTGCAGCAATACCTTGGTGCGGTACTCATAGTTTTTCCCATATTTATCGGTGCCCATGCTGGCGCCAATATATTGACTGGCCTGTACATCAGAGGTCTGCAGGGTCAGGTTTCCATTCAGGAAGATGTTATCCAGGAATTTCCATCCGGGATTGATAAAGCCCAGGCTTTTGCGCAGGTCGAATTCCAAGCCATTGACCTTGGCCCAGTCTGAGTTTTGGGTGACTACATATACTCTCATGCTGGCATCCAGCTGTGTGCGGTATAACTCCACCGGTTTATCGAAATACTTATGGAAGTAACCTACAGAGATAACCTCACCGGGGTTAGGGTACCACTCGAGGCGGAAGTCGTAGTGGGTAATCAGGGTAGAGAGTACGCCTTCATTCCGGCGGATCGCCCCAATAGCAGGGTCAAAGCGAACCATGCGGGAATTTTCAATCAGGGCTGGTCTTACTACTGATTGTGCATAGGCAGCCCGGATATTGAAATTGCTAAAGGGAGTCACGGTAAGATTGGCAGAGGGCAGATAGCGCCATTTCTTTTCTTCAGTGGCCGGATCGGCAAAAGGTGTAACTATTTTCCCGGTTTCGGGATCAACAAACCTGTTTTTTTCCCCTTGTTCTATCTGGGTACTGATGGCCAGGTCATTGGCGCCGCTTTTCAATCTTTCATATTGGTAAGACTCTGCCCGTATGCCCCAGACGAAACGTAACCAATTGGCAAAGCGGTTATCCATCATACCGTAAAATGCCTGGTTGGTATTTTTTCCTTCATATCCGCTTTGCGAAAAGCTGGCCGGATAGTATAACAGATCGGTCAGTGGATTTTTGAATTCCAGGTATTTACCCCATTCCTGCACAGGAATGTAGGGGTATACGGTATTGGTAGTTTGCACAGCTCCGATGGGTAAAAGTGTCCAGTCATAAATGCCATGACGTTCCATATACTGATAGCCTGCTTTGGCGGTTTGTTGCTGACCGAGTAGTTTGAAACGATAGCTCAATGCTGCTTCGGCTACTTTATTGGTTTCTTCATAGCTGTATTGCGCACGGTTAAAGGTGCCTCCTCCCGGGTTGGTAATGGCGCTGGGCATGATATTATAAGAAATGCCGTTGAGCGTGCTGGTAGGTTTCAGCCAGGCTTCCACAGCATCTTTCTCGTGGTTGGTGAGTTTATTGCGCGAAATATTCCAGTCGAAACGGAATGCGCCAAAAGTATGTTCTCCATTGATGCGGTTTTGCAGGAGCTGGAGAAATTTAGGGCGATCAAATTCACTGATGGCCGGGCCTTCCTCATAACCAAGTGCTTCGCCATAGCCAACGGTACGAGTAAACTGGTTATTGAACACCCGGGAATAAAAATTGCGGGAGGTAATTTTATGGTGCTTTGAACTCCAGCCCAGGTTGAGTAATGCTGCCCAGGTGGTGTTGTAATTGTATTGATTGGCGTAAGTTGGTTGCAATTCCTCCCCGGTTTCCACATTATAGCGACGATTGCCTGCCTTTTCCCAGTCACCACGCTCCGTGTGGGAAATATCATCGATCGATTGTTCGTTACGGAAGCTCAGGGAGCTTACAAAACCCAACTGGCTGTTTTTGAGGCGCAAGACACGTCCTAAGCTAACCTGGTAGTTTTGGCCGGGTTGTGCTTTATAAATCCTTGTGCCTATCCGCTCCAAACCGCCGATTTTTTTATTTTGTGCGGCAATCATGTCTGGTCTTATTGGAGTAACACCCGTAGAAGGAACGTCATAAGGCTTGGTGGGATTATAGTTTTGCTGGGTAAAGATTAAAAGATCTTTAGGGAAATGATCTCTGCTGCCGTCATCCAGCCCAAGGAAATCTGTTTTACCGCGGCCATATCCCAGGAAGTCCTTTCCGGTACTGCCATTTGTATATTTACTGCCAATGCCGATGGTGGTAAAGTTCTGGTTGGGGATGGCGAAGGTATTGATTTGTATCAATCCGCCACCGAAACCAAAACTCATATCCGGGGTAGCTGTCTTAGATACAATAACATTATCTATCAGGTTGCTGGGGATGATGTCGAACTCGAAATCACGCACCTGTACATCCGTACTGGGGAGAACGGCGCCGTCCATCATAGCCAGGTTGTAGCGTTCCGCAATGCCTCTTACAACTACCCGGCGGTTATCGTTGGTACTCACCCCGGATATGCGTTTCAACGTTTCTCCTATATTTTTATCAGGTAAGGCGGATATCTGCTCACGGCTGATACCATTGATGATGCCGGCTTCGTTTTTCTGCCGTGCATAGAGTGCGTTAGCGGTTTCTTTCCTGGCGGAGGAAGTAACCACTACGCTATTCAAGGTTCTTTTCGATCTTTTAAGGGTGGCATTTAATACAAAAGCCAGGTCGCCATTCACGTCGATATCCGTTATCACCTTGGTACCATATCCAATAGAGGAAATTTCAGCACTGTATTTACCATTGGGTAAGGTAATATTGAAAGAGCCATCAAAGTTACTGGTAGCGCCGGTGCTGCCGATACGTATGGTTACCAGTGGTAAAGGTTCACCGGTTTCATCGTCCATGATTTTACCGGTGATACGTCCCGTTGCTGGCTTCGCCGGAGGTGTATCTGCCTTTTTAAGCAGCAGGATCATGTTGCCTTGTTGCTTAAAGGTGGCATTGGTGCCATTCAGCAATTGCTCCAGCACAACGGTCCATGGTTTTTGGGATACGTCGATCGTAACTCTTTTTTCGGCATTCAGTACATTATCCTGGTAGTTAATGGAGTATCCGGTTTTTTGTTCTATTTCCCTGAATACTTCCCGCAACATTTTATTCCTGGCAGAGAGGCTGATCAGTGCTTTTGTATTTTGCGCCAGGCAGGGAATACTGGTAAGCAGCCAGCAACAAAAGGTGACAGTTGCCACGCAAACGGTTATACTTCCCGGAAACCACTTTGAAGTGCCCCGCTGTAGTTGCAGTAACTGTTTTAGTGAGAAAAATTCTCTGATAAAATGCATACTTTTGAAATTGATTTAAATGTTCATGATGTGTATTGTGGACTTTCCCGCCCTGGTCTCAACAGGGCGGTTTTTATTTAATTGCAGCTGTTACCCGATACTTCTATCAGACTATCTTTTGTCAGGAACCGGACCTCACTCATGAGTGCCAGTGTTGCCATGATCTGTTTGGCAGTCATCTGTTTGAACTTTACACTGTAGGTACAGGAAAGCACACGGTTGTTTTTTACCTGGAAGTTTAACCCGTAGGCGTTTTCCAGGTCGCTCAGGATAATTGACAGTGGGGTCTGGTCATAGATGAATTCGCGGTTTCTCCATGCGCCGATCGATGCAATGGGCGTTTGACTTTTCTTCCACCCGGTTGAATGCCCGCTATGATAAGTAGCCTTTTCGCCTGGTGTCAGCAACGTGATGGCATCCTGCGATGGTTGACCTGTAATTGCTACCTGTACTTTACCCGTAGCTACTGCTACTTCTGCCAGGTCCTGTTTA
Coding sequences within:
- a CDS encoding TonB-dependent receptor; the protein is MHFIREFFSLKQLLQLQRGTSKWFPGSITVCVATVTFCCWLLTSIPCLAQNTKALISLSARNKMLREVFREIEQKTGYSINYQDNVLNAEKRVTIDVSQKPWTVVLEQLLNGTNATFKQQGNMILLLKKADTPPAKPATGRITGKIMDDETGEPLPLVTIRIGSTGATSNFDGSFNITLPNGKYSAEISSIGYGTKVITDIDVNGDLAFVLNATLKRSKRTLNSVVVTSSARKETANALYARQKNEAGIINGISREQISALPDKNIGETLKRISGVSTNDNRRVVVRGIAERYNLAMMDGAVLPSTDVQVRDFEFDIIPSNLIDNVIVSKTATPDMSFGFGGGLIQINTFAIPNQNFTTIGIGSKYTNGSTGKDFLGYGRGKTDFLGLDDGSRDHFPKDLLIFTQQNYNPTKPYDVPSTGVTPIRPDMIAAQNKKIGGLERIGTRIYKAQPGQNYQVSLGRVLRLKNSQLGFVSSLSFRNEQSIDDISHTERGDWEKAGNRRYNVETGEELQPTYANQYNYNTTWAALLNLGWSSKHHKITSRNFYSRVFNNQFTRTVGYGEALGYEEGPAISEFDRPKFLQLLQNRINGEHTFGAFRFDWNISRNKLTNHEKDAVEAWLKPTSTLNGISYNIMPSAITNPGGGTFNRAQYSYEETNKVAEAALSYRFKLLGQQQTAKAGYQYMERHGIYDWTLLPIGAVQTTNTVYPYIPVQEWGKYLEFKNPLTDLLYYPASFSQSGYEGKNTNQAFYGMMDNRFANWLRFVWGIRAESYQYERLKSGANDLAISTQIEQGEKNRFVDPETGKIVTPFADPATEEKKWRYLPSANLTVTPFSNFNIRAAYAQSVVRPALIENSRMVRFDPAIGAIRRNEGVLSTLITHYDFRLEWYPNPGEVISVGYFHKYFDKPVELYRTQLDASMRVYVVTQNSDWAKVNGLEFDLRKSLGFINPGWKFLDNIFLNGNLTLQTSDVQASQYIGASMGTDKYGKNYEYRTKVLLQEKRPLFGQIPVLYNIGLQYAGNRFGTNVAFNHMGYKTFITGLTPDIVEYERARNQLDAQLSYDFLKDKKLKVKLNFSNLLNSPYRFYINSSDTYQLLDKWKGMTMADIYATGATEWKDIFEWKPGFSQKYDEGEYETSPDGKSKTKVGDKETFIRKVGTSFSLSLSYTF